From one Novosphingobium sp. genomic stretch:
- a CDS encoding F0F1 ATP synthase subunit A, with product MAEHGRVDPMAQFKIEPLFGTDHWAIAGHNIAFTNSALWMAITTVALWIFVAGGMKRALVPGRWQMAVETMTGFIDGLLAANIGPNGKKYVPYIFSLFMFILFANILGLLPLSLLGVHPFTFTSHFSVTGVLAILSFSIVLIVGFAKHKLHFFSLFVPHGTPVWLLWLIPIIELISFLVRPFSLALRLFVAMMAGHVLLEVLSSFVISSANSGLLWGGVVGLPSFLLMIAICALEILVAGIQAYVFALLTSLYLNDAENLH from the coding sequence GTGGCGGAACACGGTCGTGTCGATCCCATGGCGCAGTTCAAGATCGAGCCGCTTTTCGGCACCGATCATTGGGCCATCGCCGGTCACAACATTGCCTTCACCAATTCCGCGCTGTGGATGGCGATCACCACCGTGGCGCTGTGGATTTTCGTGGCAGGCGGCATGAAGCGCGCGCTGGTTCCCGGCCGCTGGCAGATGGCGGTCGAAACCATGACCGGCTTCATCGATGGCCTGCTGGCCGCCAACATCGGCCCCAATGGCAAGAAGTATGTGCCTTACATCTTCTCGCTGTTCATGTTCATCCTGTTCGCCAACATTCTGGGCCTGCTGCCGCTGAGCCTGCTTGGCGTGCATCCCTTCACCTTCACCAGCCACTTCTCGGTCACGGGCGTGCTGGCGATCCTGTCTTTCTCGATCGTGCTGATCGTCGGCTTCGCCAAGCACAAGCTGCATTTCTTCAGCCTCTTCGTGCCGCATGGCACGCCGGTGTGGCTGCTGTGGCTGATCCCGATCATCGAGCTGATCTCCTTCCTCGTGCGTCCTTTCTCTCTCGCGCTGCGTCTTTTCGTCGCGATGATGGCCGGCCACGTTCTGCTTGAGGTGCTCTCCAGCTTCGTCATCAGCTCGGCCAATTCGGGCCTGCTGTGGGGCGGCGTGGTGGGTCTGCCCAGCTTCCTTCTGATGATTGCCATCTGCGCCCTGGAAATCCTGGTCGCCGGCATTCAGGCCTATGTTTTCGCGCTGTTGACCTCGCTGTATCTCAACGACGCCGAGAATCTTCACTAA
- a CDS encoding F0F1 ATP synthase subunit C: protein MDATAAKLVGAGLAAIGAGIAAIGVGNVFGSFLESALRNPGAADGQQGRLFIGFAAAELLGLLSFVVAMILIFVA, encoded by the coding sequence ATGGACGCAACTGCCGCCAAGCTCGTCGGTGCCGGTCTGGCCGCCATCGGTGCCGGTATCGCCGCCATCGGCGTGGGTAACGTCTTCGGTTCGTTCCTGGAAAGCGCTCTGCGCAACCCCGGCGCTGCCGACGGCCAGCAGGGCCGCCTGTTCATCGGCTTCGCCGCCGCCGAACTTCTGGGTCTGCTGTCGTTCGTCGTCGCGATGATCCTGATCTTCGTCGCCTAA
- a CDS encoding ATPase yields MPQISQLAETYASQIFWVLIFFGFVFFVIGKGMVPKVMETMAARDSQIAADLAHAEAARRAAEGADAGWQATAAQQRAKAHALIAAAKHDAAQASEARLHAAASVIDARVADAEARIGAAVTSAMAEIETVAAQAAGDIAQRLAGITVGEDTARAAVKEALHG; encoded by the coding sequence ATGCCCCAGATATCCCAGCTCGCCGAAACCTATGCCAGCCAGATCTTCTGGGTGCTGATTTTCTTCGGCTTCGTGTTTTTCGTCATCGGCAAGGGCATGGTGCCCAAGGTGATGGAAACCATGGCCGCCCGTGACAGCCAGATCGCCGCCGATCTCGCTCACGCCGAGGCTGCCCGCCGCGCCGCCGAAGGTGCCGATGCCGGTTGGCAGGCCACCGCCGCCCAGCAGCGCGCCAAGGCTCACGCCCTGATCGCCGCCGCCAAGCACGATGCCGCTCAGGCCTCCGAAGCCCGCCTGCACGCCGCCGCCAGCGTCATCGACGCCCGCGTCGCCGATGCCGAAGCGCGCATCGGTGCCGCCGTGACCAGCGCCATGGCCGAAATCGAAACCGTGGCCGCTCAGGCCGCTGGCGACATCGCCCAGCGTCTGGCCGGTATCACCGTGGGCGAAGACACCGCCCGCGCCGCTGTGAAGGAAGCTCTCCATGGCTGA
- the gloB gene encoding hydroxyacylglutathione hydrolase, whose protein sequence is MTHTLTVHQFPCLSDNYGFLLHDEASGETVAIDTPDGEEYLRQAEAKGWRITQIWNTHWHKDHAGGNLTIKQATGATITAPAGDAAKIEGVDRTVDQGDTVTLGAYQAQVINVGGHTLGHIAYHLPEAGIAFVGDSLFALGCGRMFEGTPQQFWDSLSRLKALPARTQLYCAHEYTQSNARFAVHADPENDALADYAAAVDAARSAGRATVPFVLERELETNPFLRADDSALAERWGGGDAVAVFAALREAKNSF, encoded by the coding sequence ATGACCCACACCCTGACAGTCCACCAGTTCCCCTGCCTCTCCGACAATTACGGCTTCCTGCTGCACGATGAGGCCAGCGGCGAAACCGTCGCCATCGATACACCTGATGGCGAGGAATACCTCCGCCAGGCCGAAGCCAAGGGCTGGCGCATCACCCAGATCTGGAACACCCACTGGCACAAGGACCACGCCGGCGGGAACCTGACCATCAAGCAGGCCACCGGCGCCACCATCACCGCCCCCGCCGGAGACGCCGCCAAGATCGAGGGCGTGGACCGCACGGTCGATCAGGGCGATACGGTAACGCTGGGGGCGTATCAGGCGCAGGTCATCAATGTGGGCGGCCATACGCTGGGCCATATCGCCTATCACCTGCCCGAAGCGGGAATCGCCTTCGTGGGCGATTCGCTGTTCGCTCTGGGCTGCGGGCGGATGTTCGAGGGCACGCCTCAGCAGTTCTGGGACAGCCTCTCGCGCCTGAAAGCCTTGCCCGCGCGGACGCAGCTCTATTGCGCGCATGAATATACTCAGTCGAACGCGCGTTTCGCGGTGCATGCCGATCCGGAGAATGACGCTCTGGCGGATTACGCGGCGGCGGTGGACGCGGCACGTTCGGCAGGCCGGGCCACGGTGCCCTTCGTGCTGGAGCGCGAGCTGGAGACCAATCCGTTCCTCAGGGCCGACGACAGCGCTCTGGCGGAGCGTTGGGGGGGCGGAGATGCCGTGGCGGTGTTCGCTGCGCTCAGAGAGGCCAAGAATTCGTTTTAA
- a CDS encoding GFA family protein, producing the protein MQASCQCGALAATLPGPSDQIVACHCRACQRRSGSPFGVVAYYPADRLVLTGEPSTYVRIADSGGSFTTFFCPTCGTTLWCTIDLKPGMIGIPVGAIEDKTAFAPVRSVWEETMHPWVAMPTDIPHYLKGRAS; encoded by the coding sequence ATGCAAGCCAGTTGCCAATGCGGCGCCCTCGCCGCCACCCTCCCCGGCCCCAGTGACCAGATCGTCGCCTGCCATTGCCGCGCCTGCCAGAGGCGCAGCGGATCGCCCTTCGGCGTGGTGGCCTATTATCCGGCGGATCGGTTGGTTCTGACCGGGGAGCCCTCCACCTATGTCAGGATCGCCGACAGCGGGGGCAGCTTCACCACCTTCTTCTGCCCTACCTGCGGCACGACCCTGTGGTGCACCATCGACCTCAAGCCCGGCATGATCGGCATCCCGGTGGGCGCCATCGAGGACAAGACCGCCTTCGCCCCCGTTCGTTCGGTGTGGGAGGAGACCATGCACCCATGGGTCGCCATGCCCACCGACATTCCCCATTATCTCAAAGGACGCGCGTCATGA
- the rpsA gene encoding 30S ribosomal protein S1, whose product MSTPSRDDFAALLDETLGGAAAGGFEGRVVKGTITAIENDKAVIDVGLKSEGRVALREFAAPGQPHGLKVGDEVEVYVDRVENAEGEAMLSRDRARREAAWDKLENEFGEGKRVEGVIFGRVKGGFTVDLDGAVAFLPGSQVDIRPVRDVTPLMDVPQPFQILKMDRRRGNIVVSRRAVLEETRAEQRSGLIQNLAEGQIIDGVVKNITDYGAFVDLGGIDGLLHVTDMSYKRVNHPSEVIAIGDTVRVQIVRINHDTQRISLGMKQLESDPWDGVAAKYPVGAKLRGTVTNITEYGAFVELEPGIEGLVHVSEMSWTKKNVHPGKIVSTSQEVDVLVLEVDSDKRRISLGLKQAQQNPWEAFAERHPVGSNVEGEVKNATEFGLFIGLDGDVDGMVHMSDIAWGISGEDALALHRKGEQVSAVVLDVDVEKERISLGMKQLEKGAPAAGVTAAGSNLKRNEVVTVTVLEVRDGGLEVQAGEDGATGFIKRSDLGRDRDEQRPDRFQVGQKIDAMVTGFDRSKKPSFSIKARQLHEEKEAVEQYGSSDAGASLGDILGAALKGAK is encoded by the coding sequence ATGAGCACCCCCTCGCGCGACGATTTTGCCGCGCTTCTTGATGAAACCCTGGGCGGCGCCGCCGCCGGCGGCTTTGAAGGCCGCGTGGTCAAGGGCACCATCACCGCCATCGAAAACGACAAGGCCGTCATCGACGTGGGCCTGAAGAGCGAGGGCCGCGTTGCCCTGCGCGAATTCGCCGCCCCCGGTCAGCCGCACGGCCTGAAGGTCGGTGACGAAGTCGAAGTCTACGTTGACCGCGTCGAGAACGCCGAAGGCGAAGCCATGCTGTCGCGCGACCGCGCGCGCCGCGAAGCCGCCTGGGACAAGCTCGAGAACGAGTTCGGCGAAGGCAAGCGCGTTGAAGGCGTGATCTTCGGCCGCGTGAAGGGTGGCTTCACCGTCGATCTCGACGGCGCCGTGGCCTTCCTGCCCGGTTCGCAGGTCGACATCCGCCCCGTGCGCGACGTCACCCCGCTGATGGACGTGCCGCAGCCCTTCCAGATCCTGAAGATGGACCGCCGCCGCGGCAACATCGTCGTGTCGCGCCGCGCCGTGCTCGAAGAGACCCGCGCCGAGCAGCGTTCGGGCCTGATCCAGAACCTGGCCGAAGGCCAGATCATCGATGGCGTCGTCAAGAACATCACCGACTACGGTGCGTTCGTCGACCTGGGCGGCATCGACGGCCTGCTGCATGTCACCGACATGAGCTACAAGCGCGTCAACCACCCGAGCGAAGTGATCGCCATCGGCGACACCGTCCGCGTGCAGATCGTCCGCATCAACCACGACACGCAGCGCATCAGCCTCGGCATGAAGCAGCTTGAGTCGGATCCGTGGGATGGCGTGGCCGCCAAGTACCCCGTCGGCGCCAAGCTGCGCGGCACCGTCACCAACATCACCGAATACGGCGCCTTCGTGGAGCTGGAGCCCGGCATCGAAGGCCTGGTGCACGTTTCGGAAATGTCCTGGACCAAGAAGAACGTCCACCCCGGCAAGATCGTCTCGACCTCGCAGGAAGTCGACGTGCTGGTGCTGGAAGTCGATTCGGACAAGCGCCGCATCTCGCTCGGCCTCAAGCAGGCCCAGCAGAACCCCTGGGAAGCTTTCGCCGAGCGTCACCCCGTTGGTTCGAACGTCGAGGGCGAAGTCAAGAACGCCACCGAATTCGGCCTGTTCATCGGTCTGGATGGCGACGTGGACGGCATGGTCCACATGTCGGACATCGCCTGGGGCATCTCGGGTGAAGACGCGCTGGCCCTGCACCGCAAGGGTGAGCAGGTTTCGGCCGTGGTTCTCGATGTCGACGTCGAGAAGGAGCGCATCTCGCTCGGCATGAAGCAGCTCGAGAAGGGTGCTCCCGCCGCTGGCGTCACCGCCGCCGGCTCGAACCTGAAGCGCAACGAAGTCGTCACCGTGACGGTTCTGGAAGTGCGCGACGGCGGTCTGGAAGTCCAGGCTGGCGAAGATGGTGCCACCGGCTTCATCAAGCGTTCGGATCTGGGCCGCGACCGCGACGAGCAGCGCCCCGACCGCTTCCAGGTCGGCCAGAAGATCGACGCCATGGTCACCGGTTTCGACCGTTCGAAGAAGCCCAGCTTCTCGATCAAGGCGCGTCAGCTGCACGAAGAGAAGGAAGCTGTGGAACAGTACGGTTCCTCGGATGCCGGCGCTTCGCTGGGCGACATCCTGGGCGCCGCTCTGAAGGGCGCCAAGTAA